The stretch of DNA TATGGGCTCCTTTTCTTTACCTTTCGCATCCAAACAAATAGGTAGATAAAAAAGGCTTCATCGTCGATTATTTATCTTTTGTTCTTTTTTTTCAAACAAAAATCACTTAAACTGCATTCAAAAGGCAACTATTCAAAATTTAGTGTGTCTTTTAAAAGTACTGACTGTTATGTTAGTTGAGCATTGACTCAACAGGCCCTAATATTCACCGGATAGACCAAAAAAAGTTTTTTTTCACCCGACTAATTAACTACCATGATCTTCGTAGCTATCGTTGATAGTGATAAGGCTATCAGAGACACGTGGCGTCGTATGTTGGATACAACTGAGGGATTCGGTTGTAGTGGGGTCTATCCTAATGCACATTCTGCCTTAGAACATTTGAACGAACACAAAACAGATGTAGTATTAGTCGATGCCCAACTCAATGAGATCTCCGGTGTAGAATGCGTAAAGATGCTCAAAAGGGAAATTCCCACCATTGATTTGATCATGTTGTCTTCAAATTTAGATGATGACGAAATGATTTTCCAGGCATTTAAGGCTGGTGCTTGTGGATTCTTACCTAAAGATATTTTTCCTTCCGATTTATTGGAGGCTATTCAGGAAGCCAAGAATGGTGGTGCCCCTATGCCCAGGGAGATTGCCCGTAAGTTGGTGGGGTCATTTAGCCAACAGCAATCCCAGGCGGAGGTATTTTCCAAGCGAGAAATGGATGTACTAGATTTGTTGTGTGAAGGTAATAGTTATAAAGAAATGGCTGAAAAACTGTTTGTGAGTCCGAATACCATTCGATTTCATCTAAAAAATATTTACAAAAAATTAGATGTGGGTTCAAGACACGAAGCAGTTATTAAGGCTATGCAAAATTTTCTATTGATGTGAAAAACTACTCAAGTGGGCAGTTTTGCCCATTTGAGTTTTGTCCTAACTTGCTGATTATAAGGACAAAAAAAAAGTTGCCACTTGACGTAGGCAACTTAAATTTCTGGAACTAGTGAGAGTTTTTTTCATACTAATCCAATTTAGTTGCCGCGCCGCGCAGCGCGGCAACCTTTTTTGGTATGTCAAATGTAAAAAATCCTGCTGAATTTACAAAAGATTCAGGAAGGAAAGGTGTGTTAATGGTTAACTATCGTCGTTAAAGGGGCCTTAATAAGTGGCAAACTGACCATAAAATGATGGGCTGATTCCTCGACCAGCATGCGTTCTTTTGAAAAAAAAGCATACCGTGATTTAATGTTTTCTAATCCGACATTGGTCGAGGGCATCTCTTGGAGTTTTTTTTGTAGATTATTACGAATGACCAAATGACCATTGTCATTGATGAATAATTCGACTAAGAGGGGTTTGTTCTTGGATATAATATTGTGCTTAATGGCATTCTCCAAAAGTATTTGCAGGGAAAGCGGTACGATTTTGTGGTCGTTAAAACTGGGAGGCACTGACAGGTCAATCTGAAAACTATCGCCAAACCGCTCTTTTAAAAGAAAGATATAAGATTGCAAAAAACTAAGCTCTTCTGCTACCGGTATTAATTCTTTATCTCTGATTTCGAGAATATATCGATACACTTTCGACAATTTCCGAACAAAGGTTACTGCCTTGTCGGGGTCTTCAGGAATAATATAGATCAGGGTATTGAGGCTATTAAACAGGAAATGGGGATTAACCTGACTTTTGAGTCCCTCTAATTGAGATTGTACATTTTCCCGTTTCAGTTTTTCCGTTTCAACAATGGCTCCTTTCCAGCGATTGTAAAGAAAAATGCTTTCATAGATGGATGATACCAAGGCTATAACGATTAAGGAGGGTAGTTTGTAATCAAAATGGCTTAATCCATGAGGATTTGGAACTTCAAACACCGCTACATGAATATATCCTACAATGCCATTTACTATCACAAATATCACCAGTATCCCTGCAACGGTATAAAGCACCCTGCGTTGGGTTTCTTCATAAGCTGTAAAACGTTTTCGCAATTGAAAAAACAGTGCTCGGATACTCAACCAGTAGCCTGATGTATAAAGGAGGGAGATGCTAAACTTAGGCAGATAGGCTAATAATCCTTCATTTAAATTTTCTTTAAAAAAGAGAATGGGGAAAAAAAATGCAATAATTGGAATACCTATAAGCAAATAGGGCATGTCATCAAACCCTAGAACAGCCTTGGCTTTTTCCCGATTCAGCATGTTTTTAAATTATAGGTTCAAATTTGATGTGCTGAGGATTTTGCCTTAGACAAGCGCTTTACAAAATCGTCAGCAGCGATATAGTTTGAACTACAAAATAGCACATTTTGCCGTCCGCGTTTTACAAAATGTATTTGAACGGTGGAATTAGTTAGCTGAGTTGTCTTAACTGCACCATGAATAGCAAATTGACAATTCCAAGCTAATTCAATCGAATTTCATCATCATTGTCATCAAAGAACCGATATTCCGTCATACTGAAATCGCTAACTTCCTTGATCTTGACCCATTTATGGTATTTGAAGTACCACTTCAATTGAATACTTGGAAAGCCTTTTTTGACGAAAGCGGCTACATATGGGTGCATTTGTAGTAATAAAGAAGATTTGGGCCTGGACTGGAAAATAAAGCTCAAATCTCTTTCGACTTCATCTGTTAACAATATCGATGGATTGATTTTGCCTGTTCCTTTACAGCTGGGACAAATTTCCGAGGTATTTATTTTCAGCTCTGGTCTTACCCTTTGACGGGTTATTTGCATGAGACCAAACTTACTCAAGGGCAGGATGGTATGCTGTGCCCTATCTTTTTTCATAAACTGGCGCATCTCTGAAATGAGTGTCTTTCGATGTTCCAGGTTTTTCATATCAATAAAGTCGACAATAATAATCCCACCGATATCCCTCAAGCGAAGTTGCCGAGCAATTTCTTCTGCTGCTTCCATATTGACATTAAGGACTGCCTCTTCTTGGTTATTGCTCGCCATTTTGTGCCCACTATTAACATCAATAACGTGCATAGCTTCGGTATGCTCAATCACCAGATAGGCCCCACTATTCATAGTAGCTGTTTTCCCAAAGGATGACTTTATTTGTCGAGTCACCCCATATGCATCAAAAATGGGTTTGGTCGCTTTATAATGTTGGACAATTTTCACTTGGTCCGGAGCGATTGCAGCGAGGAAATTCTTTATATTATAATGAAGTTCTTTGTCGTTGACCACGATGCGATTGAAGGAATCGCTGAGCACATCCCGAAGAATACTAGATGTTTTGTCTAATTCGCTAAGCAATTTTGCAGGAGCCTTTGCTTTATGCAACTGGCTATGTATGCTTTCCCACTTTTGCATCATATACCTTAGCTCGTCGTGCAAATCGGCCACTTTTTTGCCCTCAGCAGCCGTCCGAACGATCACTCCAAAATTTTTGGGTCTAATACTGTCTACGAGCAATTGGAGTCGTTTTCGCTCCTCAGCGTTTCCGATTTTTTTTGATACGGCTACTACATTTGAAAAGGGGGTGAGTACGAGGTAACGACCAGGGATAGTTATTTCGCAGCTCAATCTTGGGCCTTTAGTAGAAATAGGCTCTTTTAGCACTTGTACCAGCAGATGATTTCTTTTTTCGAGCACCTGATCGATTTTCCCTGTTTTAATAATCTCGGGTTCCATCGAAAAATGCTCCAAAAGAGGGGTGCCAATTTCCCCAGAAATGACACCATTTGTATATTTGATTAAGGACTGAAGTTTGGGACCAAGGTCTGTATAATGCAAGAATGCATCTTTTTTATGCCCAATTTCAACAAATGCTGCGTTTAGGCCTGGCATCAGGCGTTTGATCTTACCGAGGAAGATATCTCCAACGGTAAAGTTGTTATTTGTCTTTTGGAAATGGAGTTCTACAAGTTTCGATTGCTCTAAAAGTGCGATTTCTACCTCTGTAGGGGTTGCATTAATAATTAGTTCTTTTTCCACAATAACTTATTTTATCGGCACCGGTCTTGGGAGTAGGTTGTATTCTGTAGAAAAAAGAACTCACAGGAGGCCGGTCTAGTGAACGAGCACTAGCCAACAAATCCGATAATAAGAATGGTTCTGCCAATCGGTTGGAAAATATAATGGTTTGTCTTGATGTTTAGGCTTTGTATTTTGTTTGTCTCAGATATAGCTTCGCCTTTACTGATAAGCATCAATTATAAAACAGTTGCTAGTGGCTGAATAAACTGGAATTGTTGGTTTTAATGAGAAGGTGAAATTTTTTTGAGCGCAACCAGTTTATTTGGTTACGAATTTCTTTGAGCGCATCTTTTTTTTGTTTTTTCCAGTGAAACCTCTAACATACTGTTGTTCAATAACCATTTACACCTTTCCTATAGGATGAACCCTATCGGATAAATACCAAATTCCAGATCTTTAAACACCATTGTGTTTAAAGACCTGGATGTCAATATTAACTGCCGTTGAGTTGAAGGATGATATAAAGCTACCTATTTTGTGAAACAAAATACAATGAACCTCCTACCCAATGCCGAATATTATTTACCGGTTTTTCTTCTTATGGCGATTCTTGCGCAATCTTTTCTTGCGTTTGTGCGTCGCTATCTTATGTCTTTTACGCTTTCTTCCACACGGCATAATCAAAAATCATTTAAAGTTATAAAAAATATTAGTTTATAGTATTACACTTCTCCAGATATGGTAAAGCTAATTCGGCTTTACCTGCTTTTTCGTAGGCTTGTCCCAACAAACAATTAGCCGTTGGGTTATCGGCGTCTATCGAAACTACTTTTTCTAACCTTTCAATAGCCCGCTCGAATTGGCCTGTTTGTATGGCTAATCTGGCCAAAGTTGTATTTATCAATACATCATCAGGATACTCTCCATCCATTGACCGCAGCATTAAAATTCCTTTCATAGGATTGTCAGGCGGTGGATTTTCTGTATAACACAATGCCAGATTGACTTTGTGCTGTACATTAGATGGATTAATAGATATCGCACTTTCGAAAGCCTGGATAGCGCCATCTGTACAAAAGTCCTTTATTTTTTGCACTTCACTGCGCTGTATGCAAATGGTAAAAGTCGTTCCGGCAATGGACCAACTCTCTTCTGTGTTTTCCAATCCTGCAATTTCACGTGCATAGTGACCAGAAATTCCAGGGTACCCCAACGCAAACCACTTCCCGGCGAGTTCTTTTAATGGCTCAACCCGAGCCGAATCAGCTATTGTTTGAGACAAAGCTTCTTCCAGTAAAAAAACTTCAGCCTGCTGGCCAGCAGTCATGGATTCTTTCGCTTCTTTCAATAATACGTTGATATCCGTTTGTACGGTATTCAGCAACCTTGACTTTTCAATGGCTTGCTGAGCTGGTGGCTTTGTTTTACAACCAAAGTACAATAAAAAAAACAAAGAAAGCGCTGATCCGATCACCCAATACTGCAATTTTGTCATATTCCTTTGTTTTCGGACAGCATCTATCTATAAAAATTAATCAATATCGCCATCATCTTCAGGCAAGGTAGTCACATTATCTTTAACTTGCTCAACAAATACCTTAGCTGGCTTGAAAGCGGGTATAAAATGCTCCGGAATTTCAATAGCCTTGTTTTTCTTAATGTGTCGACCTATCTTTTTAGCCCGTTTTTTGACAATGAAAGAGCCGAACCCCCTCACGTAAACATTTTCTCCATCAGCAAGAGAACTTTTCACTTCTTTAAAAAATGTCTCCAAAGTTACTAACACATCGACCTTTGGAACTCCCGTCTTTTCAGAGATGGCCGCTACCAGATCAGCTTTTCTCATCGTTATATATTGGTTTATAGTAAGTTATAAGAAACGACATAGGTGTCGAAAAATGAGAGGCAAATTTCGCAATTTTTTCATTATTCCGAAAAAAATGGCCGTTTTATTTTATACAATTTCGCTAATAGTCAATCTGTTATGAATTAATCGCTAACTTAGACAGGTCTATTTGCTTGAGCTTTTAAAATAAAATAGGCTAATTACCTGACTTGAACGACTATTATTTGTCTGTTTTTATTCTCTACTTAGCGCATGTTTGGGCAGTGCTTAATCGTCTCAAAATAGCAAATTTTATTTTTTGCGGTATTTTTTATCCTTGGACTTTTGACGCTTTTGGAAATCCTCCGTTTTCTAAGATAGAAGTGAGAAGTGGGAAAACTGCGTTCCTTTAGCCTTTCCACCTTCCGACTTCCATCTTCAAACCAGCGAATGTCAAAAGTCCAGTTTATCCAATGGCCTTAGTATAATACAAAATGCTTCTTCAAAACTACATCTGGCCCCTTTCGATTCTTAATTTTCCGCAGGGACGGCCTGCTTTCTTTTTTTTCTGTAAGCTTTAGTTATCTTTGCGAGTGAATTTTACACATGGTATTTTTCCGAATATTTACAAGTAACCAAATCAAGCTATATGCTGCTATCGATGACAGGGTATGGTAGGGCTTCAATGCCTTACAAGGAAAAGATGATTTCTGTAGAAGTTAGGTCTTTAAACAGTAAATATACCGACCTCCGGATTAGATTTCCTCAAAATTATAGAGAGAAGGAGGTCGAACTGCGCAAGATGGTCAGCAAATATGCCGAAAGAGGCAAAATTGATATCAATGTTGAGGTGAAGTCTGAAAAAGGAGACGAAGCATTTGGTTTAAATAAAGGTTTGTTCCGCAGGTACTTCCATGAATTGAATGATTTGGCAACAGAACTTAATTTTGAAAAGGGGGATATGCTTCAGGCCATTCTCAGAATTCCCAACGTTGTAGCGAATGACGAAGAATCTATAGATGATGAGGAATGGGAAATCATGGTAAAAACCATGAATGCAGCGCTCAAAAACTTTGGGCAATATAGAGAAGCGGAAGGGCAGGCCATGGAAAATGACCTTAGGGAGCGCATTTCCATTATTACCTCGCTTCTCCACCAGCTTGACCCTTTTGAAGAAGAACGGGTCACCCGTCTTCGACAAAGGCTTAGCCAGAACCTGGAAGAATACCTGGGTAAAGACAAAATTGATGAAAATCGATTTGAGCAGGAAATTTTATTCTACTTGGAGAAGATAGACATTACGGAGGAGAAAGTGCGTTTGGAACAGCACTGTAAATATTTTTTAGAGGAATTAGATAAACCCTATCAATCTAAAGGCCGAAAGCTCAACTTTATCGGCCAGGAAATGGGGCGTGAAATCAATACCATGGGCGCAAAGGCTTATTCTTCCAATATCCAACGCTTGGTGGTGGGGATGAAAGATGAGTTAGAAAAAGTTAAAGAACAAATTGCTAATTCCTTATAAGGTGGTAGCCAATAAAAAATTACTCATTTTTACAGCGCCTTCAGGTGCTGGCAAAACAACTATCGTCAGACATCTGCTAACGCGCTACCCTGCACTTGATTTTTCTATTTCAGCTACGACCCGTGCACGAAGACACTATGAAAAAGAAGGTGTTGATTATTATTTTATCTCCATCGCAACTTTTAATAGCCTGATTGAGGAGAATGCTTTTGTCGAATGGGAGGAAGTATATGAAGGGCAATTCTACGGTACGCTACGAAAGGAGCTGGAACGTTTGTGGTCATTGGGTAAAAGTATTATCTTTGATATCGACGTGAAAGGCGCCTTAAACCTTAAACGGCAGTTTCAGGAAGATGCTTTAACTATTTTTATTAAAACACCTTCTCCTGAAATCTTATTTGATCGTCTTCGAAAGCGCCAAACAGAGGACATGAAGAGTTTGCAGAAACGAATTGACAAAGCCACTCATGAACTCACATTTGAGCAAGACTTCGATAAAGTCCTTATCAATGATGATCTCAAAGTTGCCTTGCGCGAAGCTGAGCAAATTGTAGAAGGTTTCATCAATCAATAAGTGTACCGATGGAAACGATTACGACTAATGGCATTAAGGTAAGTGTGGAAAACAAATATAGGTCGGATTACTCCCACCCCTTGGCCAATCGCTATGTTTTTTCTTATCGAATTGTTATTGAGAACCAAAGCTCGGGAACCGTTCAGCTTTTGAGGCGGCATTGGTTTATACAAGATGCCAGTGGTAAAATCAAAGAGGTAGAAGGGGAGGGTGTTATTGGAAAGCAGCCTGTACTTGCTCCTGGTGAAAGTCATGAATACTCCTCTTGGTGCCAGTTGGCAACACCTTTTGGTAGGATGTATGGCTCCTATTTAATGGTCAAGAAACCACTAGACGAGGCCTTTGAAGTCAAAATTCCTGAATTTCGACCTGTCGCACCTTATTTACTCAATTAACCATGAAGGGCATTAAGCATAAAAATGCCTTAAAGATTGGCCTCCATTCCTCCGCTGCTATTACGGACATTCTGGCGATTGAAGAGCCACTAGAAATTCAGTTATGGGATTATAAAGAGGAAGGTTTTTTCCCTTTGTCTATAAATATGCGAACGCCAGGAGAAGACCAAGACCTCTGTCGTGGCTTTCTTTTTGCTGAAGGTATTATTGGACAAAAAGGAGATATCCAAGAGATTGAGCAAACCAATGAAAACGTTATTAGGATCAGACTAGTGCCTCAAATCAGGATTAACCAAGGTAAGATCGAACGCTATTTCTTTAGTTCTTCGAGCTGTGGGGTTTGTGGAAAAAAAAGCCTCAATAACCTTAGCTTCCATTCTTGTTATTTTCCAGCTAAAGGGCATCCGCTCATTGATGTCAGCACGCTTTTATCCCTACCACAACAACTCAAAAGTGCCCAATCTCTTTTTCAGCAAACCGGTGGCATTCATGCTGCTGGCCTGTTCAGTCCTCAAGGCGAATTGCTATTGATTAGAGAAGATGTTGGCCGACATAACGCGCTTGACAAATTGATTGGCGCAGCTTTAGAGCAAGCCGTCTTCCCTTGGCGTGATCATCTTTTGCTTTTAAGCGGTAGGATTAGTTTTGAATTGATTCAAAAAGCTTCCATGACGGGTGTACCGATTATTGCAGCGGTAGGGGCCCCTTCTTCTCTTGCTGTTGAATTAGCCGAAGAATGTGGGATAACACTTATTGGATTTATTAGAGATAAACGGTGTAATGTGTATACGGGGGAGGAGCGATTGAGAAGGTAGAGGACAACGTTATTACCTGGTTTCAGCTTATTTACCGTTGATAAAAAGCAAATCATTCATTCCGTTTTTATCCCTTTAGATTGATCTGATTTAAGTACTTTAGCGTACTGCTATAACCATCAACCGAATTGCACTATGCCTCGTAAATTTGCCTTATTCCCGATACTTATATGCTTAAGTATCATTACTTCTCCCGCTCAATCCCTTACGAAAGAAGATTATGCACGTGCGGTCAGTTTTCTTTGGACCAATATCGAAAATAAAACTGCCTTCAATTTATCAGTTAGCCCACATTGGCTGGCCGACAGCACTGGTTTCTGGTGGGAAAACAACAATGACAAGGGTAAAACCTATGAACTCGTGCTTTTTGCAAACCCTCAGTCACAACCTTTGTTTGATCATCAAAAAGTAGCAGCAGGTCTATCAAACAGGATGGGAGAAGTGGTCGACCCAAATCAACTTCCCATAGCAAATATTGAATTTCCGGCCAGAGATAAACTTCGTTTGAGGGTAAAAGGATCGACTTATTTGCTAGACTTAAAGACCTATACGGTTTCTAACATTGTAGAAAAAAACGAAGAGCGGTCTCCCTTTAGCTCCCCTTCCCCCGATGGCAAGTGGATAGCCTATAGCGAAGATTATAATCTATTCCTTAAATCCGTCACTACTGATAAGGTTTTTCAACTCAGTCATAATGGTAAAAAAGGCTATGAATATGGTAGTTATTATGGCTGGTTTGATATAATGGAGGGCGAAAATGGTGATCGGCCCAAACGCTTTTCAGTCAATTGGTCACCAGACTCCAAATACATTCAAACCACTATTTGCGATCTAAGATCTGCCAATAAAATGTACATGTTGGATTGGAGTGTTGACACGCTTTTTAGGCCAAACCTACTTTCTTATTACCGTGGTTCTCCGGGAGATACCACGATGGTATATATGACGCCCATTTTTTATGATGTCGACACTAAAATGCAGTTGCAAACAAAGCTTCCTCGAAATACCCATATTAATGGGGTCTCCTTTCGGTGGTCAGCCCAAGCAGATAAGGTGTATGCCAAATATGATGAACGTGGTTTTCACAAAGCCCATATTCTTCAATTGGATTTAGCAAAAAACAAGCAGACCACCTTGGTAACCGAAAGTTGTGAAACCAATATTGATAATTTTGATTACTGGCTTGTGGAGAAAAAAGGCAAATTGGTTTTTTCATCGGAGCGAAGCGGCTGGAAGCAATTATACAGCCAGGATTTGGTCAATGGCAAAATTACCCCGATTACCAATGGCAATTATTATGTAAATGGAATTGAGCGAATTGATCAAGAAAGTGGCACTATCTTTTTCCTGGCATCTGGAAAAGAACAGGGTAGGAACCCCTATCATCAACATTTGTATAAAATCGATTTGGATGGAACAAAGCTTAGTTTACTCACTCCTGAAAACACGCATCATCAAATTGATTTTTCCCCTAATGGCCAATATTTTTTCGACAATTATTCCACTGCTAATATCCCTACCCAATCTGTTTTGAGAGAGGCTAATACAGGCAACATTGTACTAAAAGTCGCCCAGGCAAATATTGATGCCTTGCAATCTAAAAACTGGAAGGCCCCCCAATTATTCGAAGCTATTGCCAGGGATGGCAAAACGCCGATTTATGGTGCCTTGTGGAAACCTACCCATTTTAACCCTAATCGAAAATACCCGATCATAGACCACAGCTATACTGGCCCACATACTCAAATGTTTCCCAAAGATTTCCGACGCGTACTAAGTGTAGGCAACCAAGCCTTGGCTGAATTAGGTTTTATTGTCATCATGGTGGATGGCCTTGGAACCGCAGGTCGATCTAAAGCATTTCATGATCATTCCTACAAAAACATGGGTTTAAACCTGGCAGATCATGTTTTAGCTATTCGACAAATGGCACAAAAACACCCTTGGATCGATATTGAAAGGGTAGGCATTTTTGGGCATTCCGCAGGTGGCTATGATGCGGGGCACGCGGTACTGCAATTTCCCGAATTTTACAAGGTCGCGGTAGCCAGTTCAGCCGACCATGACTTTCGTATGGAAAAAGCATGGTGGCCTGAGATGTACATGGGTTGGCCGGTGGATGATGCTTATGATAAGGTATCCAATATTACCATGGCTAAAAACCTAAAAGGGAAATTATTACTTGTCCATGGTGGTTTGGATGACAATGTGAATGCTTCTGCTACCTTCAAACTCGCCGAAGCATTGGTGAAGGCTGATAAACAATTTGACCTACTAATTCTTCCAAGTCAGCGCCACGGCTATCAGGGTATCTACATGGATTACTTTCGGAAAAGAAGATGGAATTATTTTGTAGAACATCTATTGGGAGTGGAGCCCATTTGGGACTTTGAATGGAAATAATACTAATTAGGATATAAAATGGGGAAGTATACTAATATCGAATATGAACGAAGATTCTTATTGAGGCAATTACCTGAAAATATACTACATGGGGAGGATAAAGAAATTGAAGATTGGTATATTCAAGGCTCTATGCTTAGGTTAAGAAAAACCATTAAAAATCAGGAAATTGTATTCAAATTAACGCAAAAGCGGGAAAGCGTTGCAGGAGATAGATCAAAACATGAATTGACCACTATTTATATAGATAAAGCGATTTTTGAGCAATTGAAAGCTAAGCTTCCTGGTATTCCACTCTACAAGACTAGGAAATACTTTCAAAGAAACGGAAAGAAATTGGGTGTTGATGTTATTACTTTACAACAAAAACAAATACTTATATTGGAGGTGGAGTTTAAATCAGCTGAGGAGCTATTGTTATTTGAGTTTCCTGCGCTTGACATTACCCATGATTACACTTATTCGGGCTACCAATTAGCCATTCTTCAACATAAAAAAGAATAGGTTAAAAGCCTTCTGAACAAGGTTAAAAAATTATCACTGATGATCCGTATTACCCTTTTTTTTGTTTTACTCATTCTGGTTGCTGCATGTAATCCCAAAGAAGATTACCCTGCGCTAACCGAAAACACCAGCGAATTGCATGATGAATCGCTAAAGCCATTCTATCATGGGGTAGCTTCGGGGGATCCACTGCCTGAAAGTGTCATTATTTGGACCAGGGTCACCCCGCTGACTCAATTACCAAATATCGATGTTTCCTGGGAGGTTTCGACTGACGAAAACTTTGAAAACGTAGCTCAGTCTGGTTCTTTCACGACAATCCCTGACAGGGACTACACCGTAAAAGTAGATGTAAAGGGTTTGTCAGCTGGCACTCCTTATTTTTATCGTTTCAAAGCCTTGGAGGGTGTTTCTGCAGTTGGCAAAACGAAAACGGCACCGACATCGCCGACTCAATTGAAATTTGCGGTTGTTAGTTGTAGTAATTACGAATGGGGCTACTTCAACACTTATGCCCGTGTAGCTGAAGAGGAGGAATTAAATGCCGTCCTTCACCTTGGCGATTATATCTATGAATATGGTCAAGGAAAATACGGTGATACGACCATTGGTCGATTCAATATCCCTGCACATGAAATTATTTCATTGCAAGATTATAGGGATCGTTATGCTCAATATCGTTTAGACCCCGATTTGCAGGCTGCACATAGCCATCATCCTTTTATCAATATTTGG from Saprospiraceae bacterium encodes:
- a CDS encoding prolyl oligopeptidase family serine peptidase — encoded protein: MPRKFALFPILICLSIITSPAQSLTKEDYARAVSFLWTNIENKTAFNLSVSPHWLADSTGFWWENNNDKGKTYELVLFANPQSQPLFDHQKVAAGLSNRMGEVVDPNQLPIANIEFPARDKLRLRVKGSTYLLDLKTYTVSNIVEKNEERSPFSSPSPDGKWIAYSEDYNLFLKSVTTDKVFQLSHNGKKGYEYGSYYGWFDIMEGENGDRPKRFSVNWSPDSKYIQTTICDLRSANKMYMLDWSVDTLFRPNLLSYYRGSPGDTTMVYMTPIFYDVDTKMQLQTKLPRNTHINGVSFRWSAQADKVYAKYDERGFHKAHILQLDLAKNKQTTLVTESCETNIDNFDYWLVEKKGKLVFSSERSGWKQLYSQDLVNGKITPITNGNYYVNGIERIDQESGTIFFLASGKEQGRNPYHQHLYKIDLDGTKLSLLTPENTHHQIDFSPNGQYFFDNYSTANIPTQSVLREANTGNIVLKVAQANIDALQSKNWKAPQLFEAIARDGKTPIYGALWKPTHFNPNRKYPIIDHSYTGPHTQMFPKDFRRVLSVGNQALAELGFIVIMVDGLGTAGRSKAFHDHSYKNMGLNLADHVLAIRQMAQKHPWIDIERVGIFGHSAGGYDAGHAVLQFPEFYKVAVASSADHDFRMEKAWWPEMYMGWPVDDAYDKVSNITMAKNLKGKLLLVHGGLDDNVNASATFKLAEALVKADKQFDLLILPSQRHGYQGIYMDYFRKRRWNYFVEHLLGVEPIWDFEWK